Proteins found in one Syngnathus acus chromosome 9, fSynAcu1.2, whole genome shotgun sequence genomic segment:
- the cmklr1 gene encoding chemokine-like receptor 1, with the protein MDEFIYEYDGNYTYEEGVTPHEESVFQHKSNCTRDAFCVSLLVITAAIFVLGFCGNALVIWIAGFKMKKTVNTTWYLSLAISDFVFCVFLPFIITNMAMEKWLFGLFLCKFTSAVLFLNMFSSIFLLVIISVDRCVSVVFPVWAQNHRTVRKASVIVILAWVLAIGLSLPSVVFRDVQHHLGRSICYNNYTSHQHSHEIIAISRFVAGFAVPFIIISICYSVIILKLRSNRMTKSSKPFKVMTALIATFFICWLPYHVFILLELNHQNYNHYLLTVGQQIGTCLAAANSFLNPVLYVFMGNDFQQRFKSSLLSKMENAMGDDGRTTSRYLSRSSSVDGKVSTHI; encoded by the coding sequence atggatgagttTATTTATGAATATGATGGCAACTACACTTATGAAGAGGGTGTCACGCCACATGAGGAGTCTGTGTTTCAGCATAAATCCAATTGTACGAGGGATGCCTTTTGTGTTTCCCTGCTGGTGATCACCGCAGCCATTTTCGTGCTGGGCTTCTGCGGTAATGCGTTGGTCATCTGGATCGCTGGCTTCAAGATGAAGAAGACGGTCAACACCACATGGTACCTGAGCCTGGCCATCTCGGACTTTGTCTTCTGCGTCTTTCTTCCCTTCATCATCACCAACATGGCCATGGAGAAGTGGCTCTTCGGACTCTTCTTGTGCAAGTTTACCTCGGCCGTGTTGTTCCTCAACATGTTCAGCAGCATCTTCCTCTTGGTCATCATTAGCGTTGACCGCTGCGTGTCTGTCGTCTTTCCCGTCTGGGCCCAGAACCACCGCACGGTCCGAAAGGCATCGGTTATTGTTATCCTGGCCTGGGTTCTCGCCATCGGGCTCAGCCTTCCTTCCGTGGTCTTCCGTGACGTTCAGCATCACTTGGGCAGGAGCATTTGCTACAACAACTACACGTCTCACCAACATAGTCACGAAATCATCGCAATCAGCCGCTTTGTGGCTGGCTTTGCAGTGcctttcatcatcatcagcatttGCTACTCGGTCATCATCCTCAAACTTCGTTCCAACCGCATGACCAAATCGTCCAAACCCTTCAAAGTCATGACGGCACTCATCGCTACCTTCTTCATCTGCTGGCTGCCCTACCACGTTTTCATCCTGCTTGAGCTAAACCACCAAAACTACAACCATTACCTCTTAACTGTCGGACAGCAGATCGGAACGTGCCTGGCGGCGGCCAACAGTTTCCTCAACCCGGTGCTCTACGTCTTCATGGGTAATGACTTCCAGCAAAGGTTCAAGAGTTCCTTGCTGTCAAAGATGGAGAATGCCATGGGAGACGATGGTCGCACCACCAGCCGCTATCTGTCCCGCTCCAGCTCCGTAGACGGCAAGGTGTctacacacatttaa